A region of the Cytobacillus sp. IB215665 genome:
TTTGAACAGTCATTTGATTACCTAGAAAAAAATTTAATGACATTAGAAGGAGAACGCGAAGCAGATGTTATTTGGCATATCCGTAGTGACGAACTAGTTATATCGGAAATAGTTGATTTAATTGGCAATGCTGAAAAAGAACTATGGTTATCAGTATGGGAGCCACAAACTCCTATGATACAAGAAGCTGTCGATCAACGTCATGAAGAAGGCGTTAAAATCTTTACTATTTTATTCGGTAATCAACATTTACAATTAGGTTCCACTTATCATCATAACTACATGCCACCAGAAGTTGTGAAAGAAAGAACAGGTGGTCATTTAACAATTGCTGCTAGAGATGAAGAAGAGGTAATCATAGCAAATTTTTCTGAAGAAACAACTGCTTGGGCAGTCAAATCGAAAGATCCTGCACTTATATTAGTCGCAACTGAATATATTAGGCATGATATTATGATTGAAGAAATCACTCGTAAATTTGGTGAGGATAAATTAGATTCACTATGGAGAAAGGACAATGACCTTCTGCATGTTGTAACAGGAAAGCGGTTCAAATGAATTGGGCCGCCTTTTTTACACACGAATTATTAGTAGTTAGAAAGATAACAGCTAATATTAAGTTGTTATGTAAACTTGTGAAAGGAGAAATGTGATGCCTAGCATAAATGTTGAACAAAAAAACATATCCCAGAGAAAAAAACTCCAAAATAGTAACTTGTTCTTAAAAGGGTCAAGGGTTGCTCTACCAATAGCGATTGGTTATTTTCCGATTGCAGTTACATTCGGAATGATTGCTGTTCAATCAGGTTTGTCGCTATGGCATTCAACCTTTATGTCAATCGCAGTCTTTGCTGGTGCAAGTCAATTTATGGCAGCCGGTATGGTGATGGTCAATGCAACTGTAATCGAAATTATTGTAGCTACATTTGTCCTTAATTTTCGTCATTTCATTATGAGTATGTCATTCATAAATAAACTAAACCATATTCCTATTAAGTGGAAAGCTTTGTTATCTTTCGGTATAACAGATGAAACATTTTCAGTATTTTCATTGCAAGGGAAAGAAAAAGATGCCACAAATCAATTTTTTATTCTAGGCATATTTGCAACAGCGTATTTATCATGGATAGCAGGGACTCTAGTTGGTGGACTTTTTTCAAGCATTTTTCCACCGGTTATTAGTCAAGGTATGTCCGTCGGTCTCTATGCAATGTTCATTGCCCTAGTAGTACCAGTAGCGCGGAAATCAAGGTTAGTATTGAGCATCGTTGTAATAAGTATGGTCATTTGTACATTTGCGTCAATGATTGTAAGCTCAGGTTGGGCTATTGTCATAGCTACACTTATAAGTAGCCTCATAGGTGTATTTTTCAAAGAACGAGAATTTATACAACAAAATAGCTAGTAAACTAGCATTGATCAAAGGATACCCAATCACATTAGAGTAGGTTATTAAATGTTATCAATGATAGAAATGAGGTTTGTAGATGATATGGAGATATTATTAATCATTATTGGTATGGCAATTGTTACATTTATACCTCGTGTTATCCCAGCATTTGTAATTAATTTTGTTACATTTCCCGATTGGGTTAATCGTTGGTTATCATATATCCCATATGCAGCATTGGGGGCACTGATTTTCCCAGGAATTTTAACAATTCAAGAAGATAATATATTTATTGGCTTAACCGGAGGAATTGTTGCTGTATTATTGTCGTTATTACGTTTACACATTTTGTTAGTGTTAACAGGTTCAATCGTAGCTGTCGTTTTCATGTTAATAATTATGTAGTCTCTTTTCGGAAGCTTTAATGGGGAGGTGGATGAGGTTTTATCCGAGCCCCATAAAAGTAGAAAAGGTGTCACGAACAATGAGAGTAAGAAAACGCAAAAAAGGTGGATACAATCTTGTTCCACCTTTTTGTTGTTTTCAAGTAAGTTATTTTACAACACGTAATACTACATCGATATTACCACGAGTAGCTTTTGAATACGGGCAAACGTGATGAGCTTCTTGAATTAATTCCTTCGCCACATCAACTTCTACACCAGGAATCTTCACATCAAGTTGAACTGCTAATTTAAATCCGCCAGCTGGATCGTTTCCAATGGATACTTGTGCAGTTACTTGAGTATCTCCAATTGCCATCTTTTTATTACGAGCAACTAATTTTAATGCACTTTCATAACAAGCTGCGTATCCTGCTGCAAATAATTGCTCTGGGTTAGTTCCACTTCCACCAGGACCTTGAAGCTCTTTCGGCATGCTTAAATCTAATTGAATAGCCCCATCACTTGAAGAAACCTTTCCTTCTCTTCCACCTTGAACTGTAGCTTTTGCTGTATAAATTGCTTCCATTTTTCATTCTCCTTTATATTAAGTGTTACACAATTTAGTTGTGCACAATTTAATTTTGTAATACTAATATAACTGTAAAAATTTTATTTGTCAACAGTTTTTATTTATATTTTGGAAGGGGTTATTGTGTCATCAAGAATCATTATGTGCTGTTCAACATGTAAATATTCAATATGTTTCTACGATATAAATAAGTAGGTTTTTCTGAGTAGTTGACAATTAATGTTTAAAAAGATAATTTTATTTGTAAGAAATAAATTGTGCACAACTTTTTTGAAATGTAGGTGGGAATAATGAACAATGATGATTTACTTAAATTAGATAATCAACTCTGTTTCTCTGTTTATGCCTTATCTAGAGAAATTACTAAAATGTACCGACCATTATTAGATGAGCTTGGCATAACATATCCTCAATATCTTGTTTTACTTGTACTGTGGGAAAGTGGAGAGAGCACAGTGAAAGAATTAGGTGAACAGTTGTTTTTAGATTCTGGGACTTTAACTCCCCTATTAAAAAGAATGCAAGATGGAGGGTTGATCGTTAGAGAAAGGTCAAGTGTTGATGAAAGAAGAGTATTAATTAAATTAACCGAGGGCGGGAAACTTTTACAAGAAAAAGCTATTTGTATACCAATGTCATTAATTGATAATGGTGAGATGTCATCTAATGAATTGGTTAGTATGAGGAAACTAGTTCAACAGCTACTTAATCAAGTACATCAAGTGAATACAAAAAAGTAGTGATCATTAAACACACAATTTTAAGAAATGTTTAAATTAAAATGTAATGATATTTAACCACTTGCATTAATGTAGATTTTTGATAAAATAATTTTCAAACTTATATATTTATTAAACGATGAAGGATCAATAGTAACTGAAAATGTTTTAAGCGAATCAGGGATGGTGGAAGCCTGATAAAAAATCAGTGAAACGGCAATCTGGAGTTAATTTTCCAAAGAGGGTACTTAATTATTAGTATCAACTAGGGTGGAACCGCGGGAGACAAACTCTCGTCCCTAGGCGCTATTCGCCGAGGGATGGGGGTTTTTTGTTTTTTCTCAATCTACAGGAGGAATAGTAATGATATAAAATATGGGCGTTATGAAGTGTAAAAACTTATTAATTTCCATAGAAAAACACATTTTTTGAAGGAGTGTCTAACTATGTCAGTAACAATGGATCAGGTTGTAGCACATGCGAAACATCGGGGGTTTGTTTTCCCAGGTTCAGAAATATACGGAGGTTTAGCTAATACATGGGATTATGGACCACTAGGTACAGAGTTGAAAAATAATATTAAAAAAGCTTGGTGGAATAAATTTGTTCAGCAGTCACCTTATAATGTAGGACTTGATGCTGCCATCTTAATGAACACAAAAACATGGGAAGCATCTGGTCATTTAGGAAATTTCAATGATCCGATGATTGATTGTAAAAAATGTAAAGCAAGACATCGTGCCGATAAGTTAATTGAAAATGCACTTGAAGACAAAGGGATTGAACTGGTAGTTGATGGGCTTCCATTTGAAAAAATGGAAGAATTGATGACTGAGCATCAAATTACATGTCCAGATTGTGGAAGTGATGATTTTACTAGTATTCGTCAATTCAACCTTATGTTTAAAACACATCAAGGAGTTACTGAATCAAGTACCAATGAGATTTATCTACGACCTGAAACTGCTCAAGGGATCTTTGTTAACTTTAAAAACGTTCAGCGAACAATGAGAAAAAAGTTACCTTTCGGTATCGCTCAAATAGGAAAAAGTTTTCGTAATGAAATTACGCCTGGTAACTTCACGTTCCGTACAAGGGAATTTGAACAAATGGAAATTGAGTTTTTCTGTAAGCCTGGTGAAGAAATTGATTGGTTTGACTATTGGAAGGAACAGGCTGAACAGTGGCTACTTTCTTTAGGTATGACGAAGGGTCACATTCGTTTGCGGGATCATTCTGATGAAGAATTATCTCACTACAGTAATGCTACAACTGATTTTGAATATAAATTCCCATTTGGCTGGGGTGAGTTATGGGGAATTGCATCTCGTACGGACTACGATCTTAAGCAGCATATGGAACACTCAGGTGAGGACTTCAATTATATTGATCAGACGACAAATGAACGCTATATTCCATATTGTATTGAGCCTTCGCTTGGTGCGGACCGTGTAACATTAGCATTTTTAATTGATGCTTATGAAGAAGAAGCATTGGAAGATGGGACTTCTCGAACAGTGATGCATTTTCATCCTGCTTTAGCACCTATTAAGGCTGCAATATTGCCATTATCAAAAAAACTATCCGATGAAGCAAAACAAGTATTCCAAGATCTTGCTAAAGACTTTATGGTTGATTACGATGATGCTGGCTCGATTGGGAAACGTTATCGTCGACATGATGAAATTGGAACACCATACTGTATCACATATGATTTCGATTCGAAGGATGATAACATGGTAACCGTTCGTGATCGCGATACAATGGAACAACAGCGTTTACCGATTAATGAATTAAAAAGCTTCCTAGAAGAAAAAGTTAGATTTTAATAGAAAAGCGAAGTCGACTGACCAGCCTCGACAAGCACTGGAGGTATTTCATTAGAAGGTGCTCTTTACCTTTTGATGAAATGGCGAAGTGACCTCGAGAGGCTAGGAGGCGTAGCTGGACAGGTAGAAAAGCGAAGTCGACTGACCAGCCTCGACAAGCACTGGAGGTATTTCATTAGAAGGTGCTCTTTACCTTTTGATGAAATGGCGAAGTGACCTCGAGAGGCTAGGAGGCGTAGCTGGACAGGTAGAAAAGCGTAAGCGCCTTGTTCATCCCCGACAAGCGCTGGAAGCATATCGCTTGAAGTCGCTTTTTGACTTCATAAGAAATGGTGAAGCGACTCGAGGGGATAGGCGCAGTAGCTGGACAGATAGGAAAAGCGAAGGCGACCCAATTTCACCAAAACCAGCCCACGCCCTGTGGGCAACGGTGGAATCCAAAAACACCAGAAGGTGCATTTTACCTTCTGGTGTTTCTTTGTAACCGACGAGGGGTGGGCATTAGCTTAAAAATTTATAAAAAGCGGAAGCCACTGTTTTGGATGTAATCAAGAGCCAAATAGTAAGTAAAGAATTTCAATAAATGAAAGGGTAATCCTTTAGTCAAGTTACTTAAGATTCAGGAATGATAGTAACTGCAAGTGTTCGAACTGGAATATCTTCTTCATTACGATCGTTAGCATGATTGTAGTATTTAGTTATTAATGTATTGAGGTCGCTTTGAAATTCTAAAAACTTTTCATCATTTAATTTTAGTTCCACTACCGAAAAAGTAGCACCATCCTCTGAATTACCTTGCTCTTCTAGTTTAGTCAAATAACTTTGATATTGATTTAAAAGTGTCAATTGATAATAGGAAACAAAATCTATTTTTTTTTCATTAGAAATTGTTTTCCATTCTGCAATATTTAATCTAGCTGCATCTTCATTTAAAATGTAATACTTTTCCGAAACAGATTTCACCTTTTTTTCTTTCAATACGCTGATAACATCAGCTTCTAGCATAACTTGTATATGTCTGTATAGTGTTGCTTGGGGTACATCTTTAATGAGCTTAACCATTTCTAATGGCGTAAGTCCATTTTTATTGTTTCGCATAAGCACCTGAGAAATTTTCATTCTTACAGGGTGCATTAAGATTTCTACCTTATTTTTCATATATCTCACCTTTTATTTGTAGTGTGTTTTACTTTCCTAATTTCATTCTCATTATAAATAATAATAATAACATTTGCAATACGCGAAATTGCATGTTATCATTATCAATAATGATAATAAAATTAAGGAGTGATAGTATGAAGTTACATTATGGGCTGGATGAATTAAAAGGTATTGATTTTATGCCTTTGTTACCTGTTATTTTGCCAGTTATAGCATTGAGCACACTATTGGTTTTAATTGCGTTAATTGACTTGTATAGGCATCGAAATACGAGAAAGAACGTACTTATGTGGTCTTTTATTATATTGTTGGTAAATACATTTGGACCGGTATTTTATTTTATTCATGGGAGAAAGGATGGTGAGGTAAGATGAATTTAGAAGTTAACAATGTAACAAAGAAATTTAAGGGTAAATTGGCTGTAAATCATTTCTCAATGGACATAAAAACAGGAGAATGTGTAGGCTTAATAGGCCCAAATGGCGCGGGGAAATCTACATTATTAAAAGTGATATCCGATATTATTTTTCCCAATTCAGGAGAAGTGCTACTAGATGGGAAACATGTTTCAAAAATGAAGAGGGAAATCGGTTATTTACCTCAACATCCAGAATTTTTCCCATGGATGACAGCCGTTGAAACATTAATGTTTATGGGTCAGTTATCTAATGTAAACAAAGAGGAATTAACTAACTTAATACCTAATGTTTTAGAAAAAGTGGGATTGAAAGGAGAAGAAAATGCAAAAGTAGGTACATTTTCTGGTGGTATGAAACAGCGTCTTGGTATAGCTCAAGCTTTGTTACATCGACCTGCACTTATCGTAATGGATGAACCAGTATCAGCTTTAGATCCGATAGGGAGAAGAGAAGTGTTAAATTTGATCGAAGAAATTAAAAAGGAGACAACAGTATTATTATCAACTCATATACTTGCAGATGCTGAAGAAATATGTGATAGATTTATTATTATTAAAAATGGGAAGAAAATAAAAGATACTACTGCGACCAATTTGTTAAGTCAGTATAGTCAAAAGATCTTGAAAGTAGTGATTGATAGAAAGGATCGAAAATGGGTTGAGGTTGTAAAAGCACTTCCCTATGTGAAGGAAGTAGAAGTCACTGGACATACATTGAAAATAAAAGTCGAAAATATAGAAACAAGTAAAGATTTATTGTTAAAAAATGCATTAGAACATGAAGTAAATTTGGTAAAGTTTGAAATTGATAGTGATACATTAGAAGAAATTTTCTTAAGATTGGTGGTGGGAGCATGAATAACTTTATTGTCCTATCTAAAAAAGAATTTGTGCAGATGTTACGTGATTATAAATTGATTTGGCTTCCTCTTATTTTTATCGTCCTAGGGATAACTCAACCAGTAGTCACACTTTTTTTACCATCAATCATTGGATCATTAGGAGGGGAAACAGGTATTACAATTGATCCAAGTATATATACTCAAAGCGGAGGAGAAGTACTTGCAAGCACTTTTGGCTCACAATTTGATCAACTTGGACTTATCATTCTTATCATTTCAACAATGGGTATTATACACACAGATAAAGTAAATGGTATGTTGGCATTTATTTTAACAAGACCTGTTAATATTATTTCATATATCAGTGGAAAGATTATACCAAATTTCTTAATGGCGTCTTTCGGTGTATTGTTAGGGTTCTTTGTTTCTTATCTATATGTTATTTATCTATTTACACATGTTTCATTTTCACGAATGATTATTGCTATGTTATTTTATCTTGTATGGGTACTATTTATTGTCACATTTACAACGATGATTAGTACTATCTTTAACAGTCAAGGAATAATCGCGATTCTTTCCATTGCCTTTCTACTAGGATGTAGAATGATACTCGGTTTGAACCCTAGTATGGATTTTGTTAATCCTGCTATAATGAGCAAAAATGGCATGGAAGTGTTAACTACAGGGTCAATAAGTTCTAGTGCTGCCGGTAATTTGTTCGTAACACTCATATGGGTTGCGCTTATACTTTTTGTCATAAATTATTGGATTTCCAACAAAAAGTATATTAATCGATAGGTGGGCTACAGATAAAAAGTTATGTATTGTCTAGGGTGTGTATTATAAGGGGCTATTTACAAATAATTAAGGGTTTATGCTATACTCATTGTTTTCAGAACAATAGATACTAAACTTTAGTATAGTGTCGATTTTATACCTTTGTACTAAAAGCTGGGGACACCTGTTTCGAATAAGAAGATATTAAAGCGAATGCTAAAATAAATCAGCTTTATTAAGAAGAATTACTTGGAAAGTGGGAATTA
Encoded here:
- a CDS encoding AzlC family ABC transporter permease encodes the protein MPSINVEQKNISQRKKLQNSNLFLKGSRVALPIAIGYFPIAVTFGMIAVQSGLSLWHSTFMSIAVFAGASQFMAAGMVMVNATVIEIIVATFVLNFRHFIMSMSFINKLNHIPIKWKALLSFGITDETFSVFSLQGKEKDATNQFFILGIFATAYLSWIAGTLVGGLFSSIFPPVISQGMSVGLYAMFIALVVPVARKSRLVLSIVVISMVICTFASMIVSSGWAIVIATLISSLIGVFFKEREFIQQNS
- a CDS encoding glycine--tRNA ligase, coding for MSVTMDQVVAHAKHRGFVFPGSEIYGGLANTWDYGPLGTELKNNIKKAWWNKFVQQSPYNVGLDAAILMNTKTWEASGHLGNFNDPMIDCKKCKARHRADKLIENALEDKGIELVVDGLPFEKMEELMTEHQITCPDCGSDDFTSIRQFNLMFKTHQGVTESSTNEIYLRPETAQGIFVNFKNVQRTMRKKLPFGIAQIGKSFRNEITPGNFTFRTREFEQMEIEFFCKPGEEIDWFDYWKEQAEQWLLSLGMTKGHIRLRDHSDEELSHYSNATTDFEYKFPFGWGELWGIASRTDYDLKQHMEHSGEDFNYIDQTTNERYIPYCIEPSLGADRVTLAFLIDAYEEEALEDGTSRTVMHFHPALAPIKAAILPLSKKLSDEAKQVFQDLAKDFMVDYDDAGSIGKRYRRHDEIGTPYCITYDFDSKDDNMVTVRDRDTMEQQRLPINELKSFLEEKVRF
- a CDS encoding TrmB family transcriptional regulator, with the translated sequence MEEIYNELQKLGFSKYECKAYISLLKKSPSTGYEISKLSGVPRSMIYEVIGKLLDKGAVYKVPSDPVKYTPVPAKELITRFRSQFEQSFDYLEKNLMTLEGEREADVIWHIRSDELVISEIVDLIGNAEKELWLSVWEPQTPMIQEAVDQRHEEGVKIFTILFGNQHLQLGSTYHHNYMPPEVVKERTGGHLTIAARDEEEVIIANFSEETTAWAVKSKDPALILVATEYIRHDIMIEEITRKFGEDKLDSLWRKDNDLLHVVTGKRFK
- a CDS encoding ABC transporter ATP-binding protein, coding for MNLEVNNVTKKFKGKLAVNHFSMDIKTGECVGLIGPNGAGKSTLLKVISDIIFPNSGEVLLDGKHVSKMKREIGYLPQHPEFFPWMTAVETLMFMGQLSNVNKEELTNLIPNVLEKVGLKGEENAKVGTFSGGMKQRLGIAQALLHRPALIVMDEPVSALDPIGRREVLNLIEEIKKETTVLLSTHILADAEEICDRFIIIKNGKKIKDTTATNLLSQYSQKILKVVIDRKDRKWVEVVKALPYVKEVEVTGHTLKIKVENIETSKDLLLKNALEHEVNLVKFEIDSDTLEEIFLRLVVGA
- a CDS encoding AzlD domain-containing protein; protein product: MLSMIEMRFVDDMEILLIIIGMAIVTFIPRVIPAFVINFVTFPDWVNRWLSYIPYAALGALIFPGILTIQEDNIFIGLTGGIVAVLLSLLRLHILLVLTGSIVAVVFMLIIM
- a CDS encoding helix-turn-helix domain-containing protein; translation: MKNKVEILMHPVRMKISQVLMRNNKNGLTPLEMVKLIKDVPQATLYRHIQVMLEADVISVLKEKKVKSVSEKYYILNEDAARLNIAEWKTISNEKKIDFVSYYQLTLLNQYQSYLTKLEEQGNSEDGATFSVVELKLNDEKFLEFQSDLNTLITKYYNHANDRNEEDIPVRTLAVTIIPES
- a CDS encoding MarR family transcriptional regulator, coding for MNNDDLLKLDNQLCFSVYALSREITKMYRPLLDELGITYPQYLVLLVLWESGESTVKELGEQLFLDSGTLTPLLKRMQDGGLIVRERSSVDERRVLIKLTEGGKLLQEKAICIPMSLIDNGEMSSNELVSMRKLVQQLLNQVHQVNTKK
- a CDS encoding organic hydroperoxide resistance protein, with the protein product MEAIYTAKATVQGGREGKVSSSDGAIQLDLSMPKELQGPGGSGTNPEQLFAAGYAACYESALKLVARNKKMAIGDTQVTAQVSIGNDPAGGFKLAVQLDVKIPGVEVDVAKELIQEAHHVCPYSKATRGNIDVVLRVVK
- a CDS encoding PLD nuclease N-terminal domain-containing protein, with the translated sequence MKLHYGLDELKGIDFMPLLPVILPVIALSTLLVLIALIDLYRHRNTRKNVLMWSFIILLVNTFGPVFYFIHGRKDGEVR